From a region of the Mycolicibacterium sp. MU0050 genome:
- a CDS encoding acyl-CoA dehydrogenase family protein, with amino-acid sequence MTTNSIRHESAVGLQKHKRTATDIGLALITPIVGQEFLDKYNLRDPLNRGLRYGVKTAFSAAGASTRQFKRVQGLGKAPTRLETNGAQKGSDYFDLTPDDDQQMIVDTVREFAEEILRPAALDADEAATYPPELLAKAAELGVTAINIPEDFDGIAEHRSTVTNALVAEALAYGDMGLALPILAPGGVASALTHWGSADQQATYLKEFAGENVPQACLAIAEPLPLFDPTTLKTTAVRTPSGYRLDGVKSLVPAAADAEMFIIAAQLNGKPTLFIVEADTTGLTVKADPSMGIRAAALGQVELEKVSVPLSARLGEDVAEAEHDRTYSEAIALSRLGWAALAVGTSHAVLDYVIPYVKEREAFGEPIAHRQSVAFMCANIAIELDGLRLITWRGASRAEQGLPFAREAALARKLGADKGMQIGLDGVQLLGGHGYTKEHPVERWYRDLRAIGVAEGVVVL; translated from the coding sequence ATGACCACCAATTCCATTCGCCACGAGAGCGCTGTCGGTCTGCAGAAGCACAAGCGCACCGCCACCGACATCGGGCTGGCCCTGATCACCCCGATCGTCGGTCAGGAGTTCCTCGACAAGTACAACCTGCGTGACCCGCTGAACCGCGGACTGCGCTACGGCGTCAAGACGGCGTTCTCCGCGGCGGGCGCCTCCACCCGTCAGTTCAAGCGCGTCCAGGGCCTCGGCAAGGCCCCCACCCGGCTGGAAACCAATGGCGCACAGAAGGGTTCGGACTACTTCGACCTGACCCCCGATGACGATCAGCAGATGATCGTCGACACGGTCCGCGAATTCGCCGAAGAGATCCTGCGTCCGGCCGCCCTCGACGCCGACGAGGCCGCCACCTATCCGCCCGAGCTGCTCGCCAAGGCCGCCGAACTGGGTGTCACCGCGATCAACATTCCCGAAGACTTCGACGGCATCGCCGAGCACCGCTCGACGGTCACCAACGCGCTGGTCGCCGAGGCGCTGGCGTACGGCGACATGGGGCTGGCGCTGCCCATCCTGGCCCCCGGCGGCGTCGCGTCGGCCCTGACCCACTGGGGCAGCGCCGACCAGCAGGCCACCTACCTCAAGGAGTTCGCCGGCGAGAACGTGCCGCAGGCCTGCCTGGCGATCGCCGAGCCGCTCCCGCTGTTCGACCCCACCACGCTGAAGACCACCGCGGTGCGCACCCCCAGCGGGTACCGCCTCGACGGGGTGAAGTCGCTGGTGCCCGCGGCTGCCGATGCCGAAATGTTCATCATTGCAGCACAACTCAACGGCAAGCCCACGCTGTTCATCGTGGAGGCCGACACCACGGGGCTGACCGTCAAGGCCGACCCCAGCATGGGCATCCGCGCCGCCGCACTCGGCCAGGTCGAGCTGGAGAAGGTCTCCGTGCCGCTGTCCGCCCGGCTCGGCGAGGACGTCGCCGAGGCCGAGCACGACCGCACCTACTCCGAGGCCATCGCACTGTCCCGGTTGGGCTGGGCGGCGCTGGCCGTGGGCACCTCGCACGCGGTGCTCGACTACGTCATCCCCTACGTCAAGGAGCGCGAGGCGTTCGGCGAACCCATCGCCCACCGTCAGTCGGTGGCCTTCATGTGCGCCAACATCGCCATCGAGCTCGACGGCCTGCGCCTGATCACCTGGCGCGGCGCCTCCCGCGCCGAGCAGGGCCTGCCGTTCGCCCGCGAGGCGGCGCTGGCGCGCAAGCTCGGCGCCGACAAGGGCATGCAGATCGGCCTGGACGGCGTCCAACTGCTCGGTGGTCACGGCTACACCAAGGAACACCCGGTCGAGCGCTGGTACCGCGATCTGCGGGCCATCGGCGTCGCGGAGGGTGTGGTCGTCCTCTAG